From the Struthio camelus isolate bStrCam1 chromosome 19, bStrCam1.hap1, whole genome shotgun sequence genome, the window ggagctgcCCAAGCAGAGCAGCGTCCGGGGAGCGGGCGtaccagccggggggggggaccaggcGCGCGGGGCAGAGAGGCAGCGGCAACTCGGAGGCGGAAGAGGATTTccaaggaaaaggaagcagaaggggggaaaaagctctgtccgtcccccccgccccggctccggggACGTCCCGCGCGCGCCAGCCAGCCGACCAAGCTGGCTCCATGCAAGCTGGGCGGCAGCAAGGGCggcagccgggtgcccccttcTCGCCGCCGGGAGCTCTACGGAGACGAGGCATCTCTCGAGAGCCTTCGGGCCGGCCGAGGGGGCTCCTGCGaccgaccgccgccgccgcgtctaGCCGTCCTTTACCCACCACGCGGGCACGGGCTCTTCTCTAGCGCTGCAAGCGAGGGCGTTCATGCTGACTCTGCCCGCCACCTGGGCAGCTGCTGGCATAGGACTTTGCAAACGAGGCCTCCTCCGTCGCAGCTCGCCAACCGGTTGCCCCGAGGGGCCTTTGCGCGAGGAGACGCCGGGGTGTCTGGAACAGCCGGGGAAGGGGCGAGAGAGACTACACGTGCCACAGGTCCGGAGACTTCAGAGGAAAGGGTTTAGCCCCCCttgcgagggcggcggcggcgggctggggccgcTCAGCGGCAACAAAGGCTGCGGCAAGTTGCTGGGGAGTTCGGGAAAGGGCCCGGCTCCGGCCTGCGGGAAGGCGCTGGCGGAGGCGGggagggccgcggccgggggcacgCTGCTCAGCGGCATGGGGAGCGACGCGCTGTACGTCATGGAGTTGACGGGGACGCCGGCGGCCAGGCCGGGCACGGGCGAGCTGGTCCGCATCTGGTTGAGCGTGGGCTTGGGCTGCTCGGCGACGCTGAACGGGTTGGTGGGGGACGGCGTGCTGAGACCTGCCGCGGACAGGACGGCCGGGCGTCAGGGCAGCTTCCCCCATCCCCCGGGggcccccttccttcccccaaaacGCCCATCCAGCCCGGCGCCGCACGCCGCGGCGGGCatcggcagcgcggccccggcctcccGGGCCGTCCCCGAGCCGCCGGCACCTACCCGAGAGAAAAGGGTTGCGCGTCTTGGACGCCTGCGGGGCAGCAACCAGGGAGTCCAGGTTGACGAGGGAGGAGGCAGCGGGGCCGAGAAAAGCCTCGGGGGTTTTACAGTCCTTCCTCTCCTTGCAGGATTCGGCCAGGGCGTCTGCCAGGTTGGCCAGGTCGAAGCTCTTCGCCCCGTTCTGCTTGGCGCTGGGAAACAGGTCGCCGAAGGGGTCCAGCTCTGGGGCGGAGGAGAGAGGAGCCGCCTGACCGGTGGGCCGGGGTGCGCGCGGCGCCGACGGCCGCAGCCTGCCGACCCGGCTGCCTCGCCCCGCGCCTGCCTCCGTCCCCTCGCCGAGCCGCTTTCCCTCCGCGGGGAggtggcagcgggggggggggggtagggacACGGCCACCAGCCGCAGGCCTCCGAGGCCCCCGCAGGTACCAGCGCTGCCCCCTCGGCTGCGGGGCTACCAGGAGGCCGCGGCACGCGCGGTCGCACGCGGGGACCAGCCTCTGCCGTGCCCGCCAACAGCCGCGCTCGCGCAGGCGAAGGCGCTGCAAAGCGACCCAGGCTCAGGGCTAGCCACGGAGCAGCCGCCCCCGCGACGGCCAGGGACAGCTCAAGGTCCCCCTCCTGCCCAAATCGGCCCTTGCCCCGTTGCCTGGCTCATCCGCCTCTTACCAACGGGGCTGTTGGACTTGGCCGAAGAGGGCGGCTGCGAATGCTCCTGCTCTGGCTGCTCAGCTGGCTCCGGCGGCTTTGCAAACAGGTCGAAAGCATCCCCCCCCGAAgctgggaggaagagaagagactcaaggaggggaggaagcagggagggcgAGAAGGGGGAGACGGCAGgcaggggagcggcggcgggtaGGAAGCAGAGGCGGAAAGGAGGACGTGGAGTTGGGGGACACACCAGCGCGGGGAGGCTGAGACGAGCCCCACCAGGAGCCTGGTCTCAGACCTGCTGACCAAGCCAGGCCCCCGCAGCGCCCGTCCCCCCACCGCCCTCCTGCTGGCCCTCTGCGGCAGCCAGGCCCCTTCCCAGCCACAGCAGGGACAGCTCCACCAGGCTGGACACCGTGCAAGGCGAAGGCTTTAACAAGCACCCCGCTGAGCAGGGAACCAGTCCTTATAGCCCGGGACCAGGTTCTGCTCTCATCCTGACGACCAAAACCCAGGGCAACTGTCCTGTGCGTTTGGGGCTGTGCAAACGGGAGCTGCACAAGGTTGGAGGAAACGCTGAGGAGGAACTGAGAGCAGCTTCGAGCTCGGTAATACGTGTTTCTCCTACGACCAGTTCCTCATCTGCAACGCGGCATCTGCAATTGGCAGCTATCTCCCAGTACAATGAGGCTCTCCAGGCGCTGTTTTGGGTGGAGAAAAgcaagcagggctgctctgcgGTGTCAGTGGTGGGGATGTTGGTTCTGCTCCCCTGGGAGCGCTCAGTTAACTATGCCAGGTTAATTAAAGCAGCTTGGCTCTTTTGTGCAGAGATAAAGCCTAAAGGCACCCTGAAGTCTTCAGCGTGCCAAGGAGCCAGCagaaaggtcctgctgcaggataggagagcggggcggggggtctGCGAAGCAGGCCATGGGGGAAACACAAGGGAGGGACGTGCTGCTGCgggagcccagggaaggggagcaATGGTCAAAGCCATGAGCGGTCCCAAGCAAACCAGAAGCACCCATCAAGCCTCTCTTACCCGGGTTAGGAGGTTGCTCAGTGACAGTGGCCCAAGGGTCGGCAGCCGACGTAGCACCAGAAGCCACCTGAGCAGGTGGGGATGCCTTTACCCAGGGGTCCGCAGAAGAGAAGCTAGAAGACAAGGGTGTCTTTCCCCAAGgatcagaggaagaggaggaggaggaggcaccaGGGGGGAAATCCCAGGGCCCGGCAGAGGTTTGGTGGGATGACGCTGTCGCCTGGGAGAGGGGGTCCCCGGCCGTGGCAGGGAGCGGGACCCAGGGGTCGGCAGCGCCGGCCCAGGCGGAGGCTGCTGGCTCCGCTTTGGGTTTCAGATCTGAAAGAAGAAGGGAAGCCGTGGCAGAGGGGAGCGTCGCAGGGTGCGGAGGGACGCCGAgcggcggggacgcggccggCGGAGCAGCGTCCCGCAGCGCGGGGCTGCTTCCAGCGGCACCAGCCCGGCGTTCAACGCGGAGGAAGGATCGGGGCAGTGGAGAGAGGCAAAGCGGGAGGTCCTTACTGCTGAGCTGCCAGCAACTGGGCAGGGACAGAGGCATCTGCCACTGACCCAAGCTCTGGCAGCCCAGGAGTTGCCCCCACCTGGCATATCCCATGGGTCGGCAGACGTGTGGCTGGGAGGGACTGGTGCCGGTCCAAATATATCTGCCAGCTCCAGAATAGAGgactgcaaagagaaagggaataaagATATGAGAGAAGGCTGGGGAAGACCTGCAAGCCCAGCCTGGAGCTGTGGGACCGCTCTGGAGCCCAAGGCTGATGTGGGACAGTGACCACAGGAGGGATGTCCTGTCCCCCTGCGGCCAGCTGAGCCCCCAGTGGCTTTACctggcttttcttcattttatcttcttcttcctcttcctccctgcccggGGCGGTCTCCTCCAAGGCTCTCTGCAGCAGGGAGTTCTCCCCCTGCCAAGCCCTCACCTCCTGCAGGGACAAGGGACGGTGCCGGTGAGTGCCAGCGACACCGCAGTGGGCACCTTCTCCTGGAGACAGACCCAGCACAGGAGCTGCCACCGCGTCCCCGAAAGTCCCAGCGTCTGAGCAGATGGCTCCTCTGGGGACGAGCCCACCGCGAGAGCGCTCAGCGATTAGCCCCAGAGCAGCGGAAGCAAAGCGGGCGCCGGAGCGctcccggcagcggcggcagggccggccaCCAGGCCGCCGAGCCAGGCAGAGCTACGCGGCGTTTCGTCCTGCAGAGCCCCAGAGAGAAGCCCAAGTGCAAGGAGAGAGGAgcgcctggggctgcagggcacagGTACCTTCTCATGCTCCTCTTTGCTCAGCGCGAGCGCTAGCTGCAATTGCCTTTCTTCGTCTGTACTGGAAATTGGAGGAAGTGGCTTCTGCCAACAGAGGAAATTGGGTGAAATTTCAGCTTGACCTTAGCTTGCGGGGCTGCTAACAAAGATCCCCATCCTCGCAGCCAGCTTTCCTGGGGCCCCTTGCCTTCCTGCGCAGCACGTCTCCGGTTATGCAGCCAGCTCCCACTTGGCTTCTGCTGCCCTGACTCCCAGGCGGGCGCTTCTGCCTGCGTCATCACCCGTCGCCCCTGCGCTCTTGGACCATCTCTCGATCTAGCTTCCTTACACTTTGCAATCCAGCTCCTTCCCTTACCCACCGATTTCTTTGGTCTGTTCATCTAGGGTGAGATGACCCTAAATTAGGCAGCCAGCATCTCCCTGAGGAGGATTTTGGGGGCACTGCAACTCTCCACAGATGCAGGGGGACCTTGGGCAGTCAGCAGAAGAAAGCGGATCGATTAGGTGCCCCCCTcttcccttcagcctgctcctccaCCCCATGCTGGAGAGGAGGCTGTGAAACTGCAACAAGCCTCAAATCCCACCATGTGCGTTTTTCCATCTCCCACCTCCTCCAGGATAGAAACGGTCAGGTCCTGAGGCAGCGTGTGGAAGCTATAAATACTCAATTTCCAGGACAAAAAAAATAGGGAGATATAGTCTCTTAACTCTCCAAACGAGCCTTTCGGAAGGGGAAGGTGGGCAGGGGTAAACATCATCTCCGAAGCAGCCTCCCCTACCAGCACAACGCAGCACGCGGTGCTGCCGGGGCTTGGTGCCAGCCCCAAGGACGCCGCCCGCGCCGCAGCGGGACGCCCGGCCACGCAGCCCTTCCGGTGACCACGTCTCTCTCTGACTTTCTCCTGCCCGGCACGCGTATCCGCGCGCTCCGGACTGGCCGTGCCAGCCGGCGGTAATCTCAGCCTTCATGTAAATAAGCCGTCCCCACTGGAAAAGGGGACATAGCCAACAGAGAGCAGAGCGGGGACAGGCCCAGGGGAAGGTACTCTTGGCCCAGGGTCTGCAGCTCGTTTGCTGCCTTAATGACCATACTGGAAACAAAAATCAATTAGTTTTGTCCAGCTTCatctctgctcagctcctggccAAGGCGAGCTGCTTTCTACAGTATTTTCCAGTGCTCCTTATAGCCTAGTTTTAAACGACCAGCTGCAGTCGGAGCGCGGCCAGCAGCACGCAGCCCCAACGAGCCCCCGTGCCAgcacgcagcccctcgccccgggCACCCCGCTGGCCCTCGCGCCCTCCGTGGGAACAGGAGCTGCGCGAGGTATCGCCTCCCGAAACCTGCTCGGGGCGGCAACGGAAACGGGGGAGCTTGCACTGGAAAGCCTCGATGGAAGTGGGCAGCCAGGGTTGGGGGGATTTTCTGGATGCACCTTGGGATCTTGAAGCTTTCTGCGTGCCTGGATTGATCCCAGCCCTGCCGTTGTCCCCGCCAGTAGGAAGTCAGGGAGCACAGTCAGCCTGTGCCTCCTTGTGATTTCGGATGCAGGGCACAGCGCGAGCAGCCTGGCAAGGTCGCAGGTGCATGCACGGGACTCGGGCAGCCCGATAAATCCTCCTCCAAACAGGCTGACTCACTGCGGCCGCCCGGCACGGCCAAGAGACGGACCAAGGTGCCGCGGGCGCTCAGAGCGGGGCAgatccccggccaccccgccgccccggccccaggtGAGCCCACGCTACCTTCTCGGCCTCCTCGCGGCTCATGGCCAGggccagctgcagctgcagctcctcctcgcCCGTGGTCTGGGGTCTCGCTTGCTCCAGGTCGGAAGCGAACCGTGGGGACGAGGACGAGGctgggagagaaaagaggaaaagctgaaggctgaaggagcagcatcCGGGATGGGTTGTTTCGAGGAGCACATCAGCTCCATCTGCCTTTCCAGCggtccccccacgtccccgttCCCCAGGactgccacctcctgcccagaAAGCTCCAGAGCTTggtttttccaaggaaaatatcCCAGGCTTAGAGCACAGTATTATGAACGAGCTCCTGGGTTTCGGACTGCcggtggccgctgccccgccggtTGGCTCTCGGGGCGCCAGGGCCCCGCCAGCACCCCTGTGCCAGGCTCCAGCTGGAAGCGCAGGCACCACCAGTGGTGACCACGTGTGGGGTCTGCCGTTCACCCAGCCAAATCCGTGCTGGCGGCAGAGGCAGATGGTGCCGCCGAGTTCGGTATGGCTGACGTGGCGAAGGAGGCTGGGCACCCCCTGAAAAGGCTGAAGGGAGCAGTGGGCACTGCGTGGGTGCCGTACCCGCTCCCATCCTTGCTTTTGTACTGGAAAGACCCCCTTTGCCAGCCCGGCTCGCCGCGAAGGCCACCGGCAGCTGGCCAGAGAAATTCCCTGATCAAAAGGCGCTAAACCAAAAGGCGACGCAGGCCTCCTGCAGGCCACGAGCACAGCTAGCGAGCCAGCCGGCTCGCGAGCCTCCGCTCGGGCTCCCCAACACCCGGCGGCCCCACGTCTCCCATCCCCGCGGTACTCACAGTTAAAGGAGGACGgcgagccccgcgcccgcccgtaGTCGTCGCCGTACGGCGAGGCGCGCCGGCCGTAGGCGAGCTGGTGGCTGCCGCTGCCCATGCCTTCGAGGGCCATGCGCTCCTTGGTCTGCAGCGCGTGCGCCCGCTCCtgcttcagcctctcctcgtccTTGAGCAGCGCCATGACCTGCTTCACCTTCTCCCGGATGTTGATGCCTTGGTCCTTGCCGTCCCGGTCCACGTACTGGAAGTCCTTCAGGGTCTGGATGGTGTAGAGGTTCTCCCGGCACTGGTGGGTCACCTTCTCCGAACCAGTTTTGATGAGGTAGTCCAGGAGCGTGAGGGCTTTGTAGACGTGGCGCCAGTTCTTGCCGCTGTCGTTCAGCCGCCGCCAGATCATGCCCATGACCTCGGCGAAGGCCACCGTGTTGAAGGTGAGGTCCGCGATCTCCGACATCAGGGAGCTGGGAGGCCCCCATGGGTCGTTGGAGGTGGCCTCCCGCACCTTGATCTCCGCCTCCGAGTAGTTGTGCACGATGTTTTTCACCTGCCGGCGCAAGGCGGAGGTCGTCATGGCTGCGCGGAGCCG encodes:
- the EPN3 gene encoding epsin-3 isoform X4, yielding MTTSALRRQVKNIVHNYSEAEIKVREATSNDPWGPPSSLMSEIADLTFNTVAFAEVMGMIWRRLNDSGKNWRHVYKALTLLDYLIKTGSEKVTHQCRENLYTIQTLKDFQYVDRDGKDQGINIREKVKQVMALLKDEERLKQERAHALQTKERMALEGMGSGSHQLAYGRRASPYGDDYGRARGSPSSFNSSSSSPRFASDLEQARPQTTGEEELQLQLALAMSREEAEKEVRAWQGENSLLQRALEETAPGREEEEEEDKMKKSQSSILELADIFGPAPVPPSHTSADPWDMPDLKPKAEPAASAWAGAADPWVPLPATAGDPLSQATASSHQTSAGPWDFPPGASSSSSSSDPWGKTPLSSSFSSADPWVKASPPAQVASGATSAADPWATVTEQPPNPELDPFGDLFPSAKQNGAKSFDLANLADALAESCKERKDCKTPEAFLGPAASSLVNLDSLVAAPQASKTRNPFLSGLSTPSPTNPFSVAEQPKPTLNQMRTSSPVPGLAAGVPVNSMTYSASLPMPLSSVPPAAALPASASAFPQAGAGPFPELPSNLPQPLLPLSGPSPPPPPSQGGLNPFL
- the EPN3 gene encoding epsin-3 isoform X1 translates to MTTSALRRQVKNIVHNYSEAEIKVREATSNDPWGPPSSLMSEIADLTFNTVAFAEVMGMIWRRLNDSGKNWRHVYKALTLLDYLIKTGSEKVTHQCRENLYTIQTLKDFQYVDRDGKDQGINIREKVKQVMALLKDEERLKQERAHALQTKERMALEGMGSGSHQLAYGRRASPYGDDYGRARGSPSSFNSSSSSPRFASDLEQARPQTTGEEELQLQLALAMSREEAEKKPLPPISSTDEERQLQLALALSKEEHEKEVRAWQGENSLLQRALEETAPGREEEEEEDKMKKSQSSILELADIFGPAPVPPSHTSADPWDMPDLKPKAEPAASAWAGAADPWVPLPATAGDPLSQATASSHQTSAGPWDFPPGASSSSSSSDPWGKTPLSSSFSSADPWVKASPPAQVASGATSAADPWATVTEQPPNPASGGDAFDLFAKPPEPAEQPEQEHSQPPSSAKSNSPVELDPFGDLFPSAKQNGAKSFDLANLADALAESCKERKDCKTPEAFLGPAASSLVNLDSLVAAPQASKTRNPFLSGLSTPSPTNPFSVAEQPKPTLNQMRTSSPVPGLAAGVPVNSMTYSASLPMPLSSVPPAAALPASASAFPQAGAGPFPELPSNLPQPLLPLSGPSPPPPPSQGGLNPFL
- the EPN3 gene encoding epsin-3 isoform X2, whose product is MTTSALRRQVKNIVHNYSEAEIKVREATSNDPWGPPSSLMSEIADLTFNTVAFAEVMGMIWRRLNDSGKNWRHVYKALTLLDYLIKTGSEKVTHQCRENLYTIQTLKDFQYVDRDGKDQGINIREKVKQVMALLKDEERLKQERAHALQTKERMALEGMGSGSHQLAYGRRASPYGDDYGRARGSPSSFNSSSSSPRFASDLEQARPQTTGEEELQLQLALAMSREEAEKEVRAWQGENSLLQRALEETAPGREEEEEEDKMKKSQSSILELADIFGPAPVPPSHTSADPWDMPDLKPKAEPAASAWAGAADPWVPLPATAGDPLSQATASSHQTSAGPWDFPPGASSSSSSSDPWGKTPLSSSFSSADPWVKASPPAQVASGATSAADPWATVTEQPPNPASGGDAFDLFAKPPEPAEQPEQEHSQPPSSAKSNSPVELDPFGDLFPSAKQNGAKSFDLANLADALAESCKERKDCKTPEAFLGPAASSLVNLDSLVAAPQASKTRNPFLSGLSTPSPTNPFSVAEQPKPTLNQMRTSSPVPGLAAGVPVNSMTYSASLPMPLSSVPPAAALPASASAFPQAGAGPFPELPSNLPQPLLPLSGPSPPPPPSQGGLNPFL
- the EPN3 gene encoding epsin-3 isoform X3, with protein sequence MTTSALRRQVKNIVHNYSEAEIKVREATSNDPWGPPSSLMSEIADLTFNTVAFAEVMGMIWRRLNDSGKNWRHVYKALTLLDYLIKTGSEKVTHQCRENLYTIQTLKDFQYVDRDGKDQGINIREKVKQVMALLKDEERLKQERAHALQTKERMALEGMGSGSHQLAYGRRASPYGDDYGRARGSPSSFNSSSSSPRFASDLEQARPQTTGEEELQLQLALAMSREEAEKKPLPPISSTDEERQLQLALALSKEEHEKEVRAWQGENSLLQRALEETAPGREEEEEEDKMKKSQSSILELADIFGPAPVPPSHTSADPWDMPDLKPKAEPAASAWAGAADPWVPLPATAGDPLSQATASSHQTSAGPWDFPPGASSSSSSSDPWGKTPLSSSFSSADPWVKASPPAQVASGATSAADPWATVTEQPPNPELDPFGDLFPSAKQNGAKSFDLANLADALAESCKERKDCKTPEAFLGPAASSLVNLDSLVAAPQASKTRNPFLSGLSTPSPTNPFSVAEQPKPTLNQMRTSSPVPGLAAGVPVNSMTYSASLPMPLSSVPPAAALPASASAFPQAGAGPFPELPSNLPQPLLPLSGPSPPPPPSQGGLNPFL